From Parasteatoda tepidariorum isolate YZ-2023 chromosome 1, CAS_Ptep_4.0, whole genome shotgun sequence, one genomic window encodes:
- the LOC107444497 gene encoding retrovirus-related Pol polyprotein from transposon 412, with amino-acid sequence MPGSEDQTNTDCNVPTTESQVSHVAVKIPPLWKNNVKLWFIQVESNFALAKITSDITKYNHLISSIDPETLSAVSDILFNPPALDKYAALKAXLLENSEVLQLKKITLPHCDLPIYCDLSTGTARPFISQPFREKIFVSLHNLSHPGIRATSNLICSRFVWPSIRKDCVNWARQCIPCQKSKTTRHTKTPLGKFSDQSQRFDHVHLDLVGPLPPSQGNYYCLTMIDRYTRWPEAVPIPDITANTIAQTFYNQWITRFGCPTVITTDQGRQFESGLFRELSQLLGIKKIRTSPYHPQSNGLIEGFHRPLKASLKAYDTDQWASALPTILLGFRSVFKEDIEATTAELVYGKSIRLPGEFLDPTPAESSPKQLLEDLRRHFASVRPVPTSSHGRRTTFIHPGLRVTSHVFVRHDGVRKPLQAPYDGPFEVLKRHEKTFELQVKGKRQTISIDRLKPAFLAETPKVLTSSSAKTDKQTTRCGRVVQTPRRYVTFR; translated from the coding sequence atgcccGGATCGGAAGACCAGACAAATACCGACTGTAACGTACCGACTACAGAGTCTCAAGTGTCGCATGTTGCGGTGAAAATTCCGCCGTTGtggaaaaataatgttaaacttTGGTTTATTCAAGTAGAAAGTAATTTCGCCCTTGCTAAAATTACCAGTGATATCACTAAGTACAATCATCTCATTTCTTCTATTGATCCTGAAACGTTATCGGCTGTTTCCGACATTTTATTTAACCCTCCCGCATTAGATAAGTACGCGGCCTTAAAAGCCANTTTACTGGAAAATTCCGAAgttttgcaattgaaaaaaattaccttaccACATTGTGATTTACCTATTTACTGCGACTTATCAACAGGTACAGCGCGTCCTTTTATATCACAACCTTTTCGcgagaaaatatttgtttctctgCATAATTTGTCTCATCCCGGAATTCGTGCGACTTCTAATCTAATATGTTCTCGGTTTGTTTGGCCTTCCATCCGAAAAGATTGCGTGAACTGGGCTCGGCAATGTATTCCTTGCCAAAAGTCCAAGACAACGCGACACACTAAAACACCGTTAGGGAAATTTTCAGACCAGTCGCAGAGGTTCGATCACGTCCATCTCGACCTCGTTGGCCCTCTTCCTCCTTCTCAGGGTAATTACTATTGTTTAACAATGATAGATCGATATACAAGATGGCCTGAGGCGGTACCCATACCAGATATAACAGCTAATACCATAGCGCAGACTTTTTATAACCAATGGATAACGAGATTTGGATGTCCAACTGTTATTACAACAGACCAAGGACGGCAATTCGAAAGCGGACTGTTTCGTGAACTTTCACAGCTGTTGGGAATAAAGAAAATTCGAACTTCTCCCTACCACCCACAATCCAATGGACTTATTGAAGGATTTCATCGTCCGTTAAAAGCAAGCTTAAAAGCCTACGACACTGACCAATGGGCATCCGCCCTTCCAACAATATTACTGGGTTTTCGCTCGGTGTTCAAGGAGGACATTGAAGCGACAACTGCTGAGCTCGTCTATGGAAAGAGCATACGCCTTCCAGGTGAATTCCTTGATCCCACTCCTGCAGAGTCTTCGCCCAAGCAACTCCTGGAGGATCTCAGACGACACTTTGCCAGCGTACGCCCGGTACCAACTTCCAGTCATGGTCGGCGGACTACGTTTATTCACCCAGGACTCAGAGTAACTTCTCATGTGTTTGTGCGTCATGACGGGGTCAGGAAACCCCTCCAAGCGCCATATGACGGACCGTTCGAAGTTCTTAAACGAcatgaaaaaacttttgagCTGCAAGTTAAAGGGAAAAGACAGACAATCTCGATTGACAGGCTCAAACCAGCATTTTTGGCTGAAACACCTAAAGTTTTAACAAGTTCCAGTGCTAAAACGGACAAACAAACAACCCGTTGTGGTCGGGTGGTGCAAACCCCCCGACGTTACGTCACCTTTCGCTGA